From the Mammaliicoccus sciuri genome, the window CAATAGCGTATCCGTGCTCATTTGTAAATCTTGTTTTTATAACATAGTTTAATTGGGAAGGTACACAATCAAACTTTTCAGCAATATGTGCACGTTTAATTTCAACGACATCTCCTTGAGCCTCCTCTAGCAATTGCTTTAAGTATTGCTCAATGATATCCGACATGTTGTGCATTAATTCATCACCTCTTTTGACCTTCTTTGACTATATTATATGTTCTGTTGTTTATTATTTCAATTAATTTGTTTCTTTAAAAATTTTTAAAAATTTATACCGCTTTCAAAAGAAATAAGTTATCATATAAGGTAGGTTATGATTGAGTATAAACGAAGGGAAAGGTGTGTCAATTATGCATTATATTATCGGGATTATCGGTATCTTATTATTCCTATTTCTAGCATGGTTAGTAAGCTCTGATAAAATGCGTGTCAGATGGCAGTATATAGGATTAATGATCGTAATCCAGTTTATATTTGCTTTCTTATTATTAAAAACAACAGGTGGATTAACTATCATAGGTGGTATTTCAAGTGGTTTTGGCTACATCATAGCAAAAGCTATGGAAGGGATAAACTTCGTATTTGCGGGTATTGCAAATATCGATCCTAAGACAGATAAGCCTGTTTCAGTTTATTTCCTTAATGTATTAATGCCAATTGTGTTTGTATCAGCACTTATCGGTATTTTACAATATCTTAAAATCTTACCTTTTATCATTAAATATTTAGGTTTAGTCATTTCTAAAGTTAATGGTATGGGTAAATTAGAATCATATAATGCGGTCGCATCTGCAATTTTAGGTCAATCAGAAGTGTTTATTTCTATCAAAAAACAACTTCCATTAATTCCCAAACATCGTATGTATACATTAACAGCTTCAGCTATGTCTACAATATCTGCATCAATCGTTGGTGCATATTTTACAATGGTTGAGCCAAGATACGTTGTAACAGCTATCGTATTAAACTTATTCGGTGGATTTATTATGGCATCCATTATTAATCCATATACAGTAGATTCAAAAGAAGACGACATCATGATTCAAGAATCAGAAGAAAAACAATCATTCTTCGAAATGTTAGGTGAATATATTTTAGATGGTTTCAAAGTTGCCGTTATCGTAGCAGCAATGTTAATCGGTTATGTTGCATTAATCGGACTATTAAATGGTGTTACGTCTAACATTTTAAGTTTCGTTTCTGGCGGTTCAGTATCATGGGACTTCCAAACATTAATCGGATTTGTATTTGCACCATTTGCCTTCTTAACAGGGGTTCCTTGGGCAGATGCAGTACAATCAGGTAGTATTATGGCTACTAAAGTTCTTTCAAATGAATTTGTTGCGATGGGTATTTTACCTGATGCAGATATTTCAGAAAGAGCAAATGGTATCATTTCAGTATTCTTAGTTTCATTCGCAAACTTTGGTTCTATTGGTATCATCGCGGGTGCTGTTAAATCATTAAATGATAAACAAGGGGATAATGTCGCACGCTTCGGTATTAAATTATTATACGGTGCAACATTAGTATCATTCTTATCAGCTACAATCGCAGGATTTTTCTTATAATAAATAGAAGCAGTCTACAGAACAATAATCGTTCTGTAGACTGCTTTTTTGTTTGTTATACTTGTTCTGTTTGATATTGTTTCACGATTTCTTCAATGAAATACGCCATAATTTTGTAGTCTTCAGTAAGTTCCGGATGGAATGAAATACCTAAGTATTGATTTTGTCTTACAGCTACAATTCTATCTTCAACCTTAGATAATACCTCCACACCTTCATGAGCTGATTGTATGTGAGGTGCACGTATAAATACTGCATTAACCGCTTCTTCAATACCTTTAACATCTAAATCTTGTTCAAAGCTATCTACTTGTCTACCAAATGAATTTCTCTCAACAACAACGTCCAATTTATTTAAATGACTTTCTTGGCCGACTACTTCTTTTGCTAAAAGTATCAACCCAGCACAAGTTCCATACATAGGTAAGGAACTATTTCTAAGTGCTTCAGTAAAGCCGTATAAATCCATTAAACGACGCATAGTCGTTGATTCTCCACCAGGTAAGACTAAACCATCAATTTCATCTAATTGCTCTACATGCTTAATTGTAATACCTTCATGGCCAGCTTTTTCAATATGCTTTATATGTTCTCTTACAGCACCTTGTAAACCTAGGACACCTATCTTCATATTACCATCCACGCTCTTGCATACGTTCTTCTAATGATAATTGATTGATGTCTAAACCTTTCATAGCTGGTCCTAATTCTTTAGACAATTCGGCAATTAATTTATAATCTTGATAATGTGTAGTTGCTTGAACAATTGCTTTAGCAAATTTTTCTGGTGCTTCAGATTTAAAGATACCAGATCCAACGAATACACCATCAGCGCCTAATTCCATCATTAATGCAGCATCAGCTGGCGTTGCAACCCCACCTGCTGCAAAGTTTACAACTGGTAAACGACCTAAATCTTTAATTTCTTTTAATACTTCATATGGCGCACCAATATTTTTAGCTTCAGTCATAATTTCGTCGTCACTCATCACAACTAATTTACGCACTTCTGCATTCACTTGTCTCATATGACGAACTGCTTCAACTATATTACCAGTTCCTGGTTCACCTTTCGTACGTAACATTGCAGCACCTTCACCAATTCTACGTGCAGCCTCACCTAAATTACGGCAACCACAAACAAATGGCACTGTAAATTCATCTTTTTTCAAATGATATTCTTCATCAGCTGGTGTTAACACTTCTGACTCATCAATATAATCTACGCCCATTGATTCTAGTACGCGAGCTTCTGTGATATGACCAATTCTACCTTTAGCCATAACAGGAATAGATACACCATTCATAACTTCTTCTACAATACGTGGGTCAGCCATTCTTGCTACCCCTCCTGCTGCTCTAATATCAGATGGTACGCGTTCTAATGCCATTACAGCAACAGCACCTGCTTCTTCAGCTAATTTAGCTTGTTCGGCATTAACCACATCCATGATTACGCCACCTTTTTGCATTTCTGCCATACCTCTTTTAACTTTATCTGAACCAGTAATTTTTGACATCGAAAAACTTCCTCCTTTTAAATCGCTTATTAGTAGGTTATACTAAATTCTGAACTGGTAAAAGAGTCAGATTTACCAAATAATTAGTGGTCAGTTTTCGAGGTGAATAAAATGGAAATGCTCATGTTCGACATCAATAGGAAGATTAATACGCCTATATACATACAACTATATGAAAATATTAAAAAAAATATTATTAACGACGTTATGAGGTATAACGAGAAATTACCTTCCAAAAGACAATTAAGTCATTATTTATCGGTAAGTCAAACAACGATAGAACACGCTTATCAACTACTTTGCGATGAAGGTTATATCTATAGTAAAAATCGTTCTGGCTTTTATATTAATGACATCGTTAATCTACCGGTAACCTATAAATCTAAGATTCCTGAAGCTCACTACATAGAAGAACAAAAGTATCAATATAGCTTTAAACTAGGTGCAATAGACAAAACGCATTTCCCGAATGACCTTTTTAGAAAATACGCTAAAGAAGCATTTGATGAACAACAAATAGATTTATTAGATAGTGGCCATAAACAAGGGGATTTTAATTTAAGAAAAGAAATCAGCTATTATGTCTTTCATAGCCGTGGCGTAAATTGTTCTCCAGATCAAATTGTCGTTGGGTCGTCAACAGAGCAGTTATTATCCATTATTACGGATATCATTTCAGAGTCTAAATATATGATTGAAGATCCTCTATACAAGCAAGTAAGAGATTTATTAAAAAGAAAACATATCCCATTTGATTTTATACCGGTTACGCAAAATGGGATTGATATAGAACAAATTATCAAGACGGATAGTGATGTTGTGTATATAACACCTAGTCATCAATTTCCAACTGGTGTCATTATGGACTTAAAACGACGAACACAACTCATTAAATGGGCTTCAGAACGAGACAATCGATTTATTATTGAAGATGACTATGATTCAGAGTTTAGATATAGTGGAAGGCCGATACCAGCACTACAAAGTTTAGATCATTCAGATAGCGTCATCTATGTTAGTACATTCTCTAAATCTATTTCTCCTTCGTTGCGTGTGGCTTATGCTGTACTTCCGAAAAATTTAATTGCTTTATATCACAAAAAGACAAACATAGAAGGTGGCACCGTACCAAGACATACCCAATATATGTTAGCAAGGTTTATGAATGAAGGTCATTTCGAAAGACATTTAAATCGCATGAGAAAAATATATCGAACTAAAAGAGATATTATACTCGAACAACTCAAAAAATACCCTGAAACCTTTTCGATTTCAGGGGAATTAACGGGAATGCATTTTATATTAAATGTTCATAATGGTTTATCTTTAGAGGAATGTATAAGTAGAATTGAAGCATGCAATATCGATATAAAACCCCTCTCTCATTATCGCTTTAAACAAACTGATGAGAAACCTCACTTTGTTCTTGGGTTCGGTGGTATTAATATTGAAGATGCCAAAACACATATCAATAGTTTAATAGAATGTTTAACCAAATAAAAAAGACTTCGCGATGAAGTCTTTTTTATTTGGTATGACTTAAACTTTGTAATTTCATTAGTTCATTTCTAATACTTGTATATTCTTTTAATTCTGGTAAATCAATTTTTTTATAGTCTGCATTAAAGACCACTTTTTTACAAATATTCTCATAAGTCGTTAAATAAAGTCCTAAGTCATGATCTGATAGCGTCGAAATGTTACCTTGTGCATAAGCTCTTTCTAACGTAAATGCTAATTGTTCTACTGTAAATATAATCGGATAAACATATTCAATCTTTTTAACTTTGTTATCCATTTCATTCAACGCAGCTTGATACATTGCCTTCGTATTCATGATTTCAGTGTGCAAATCTGTGATGATTTTTGATTTTGCAATATTATGATGATACTTATTAGAAGAAAATATTGCATGTAACAAACTTGCTTGTAGTTTTAACGTATTATTAATCGTCTTAGGCAATTTTTTAGATGCTTGATTTCTTCCCACTATCAGTACACCAATTAAACCTATTACTGAACCAATTACAACATCAACAATTCTTGGCATTACTAAATATGTATCGAAATGTTGTGTGATTGCTGCTGACATTAAAAGAACATTCGGCGTAATAAATGTGACTGCAATTGTATAATTAAATGCGACTAATAACTCAGCTGTTCCCATCAAGATAGCCATTAGTATGACAATCGTCCATGTATTAGGCTCAAATGCTAAAATTAAAATTGCGACTAACATACCTGTAATTGTACCTACTGTTCTTTGTAATGCTCTTTGGATTGTAGAAAGAGATGATGAACCTAATAATACAGAACAACAAGATATTGGTATCCAATAAGCTCTTTCAAACCCCATACCAAATGCAATAATAACTGAAGTAAATAATATAACCCCATATTGCATAGAAGACATTAAAACTAAAGAATCTCTTGATAAATTTTCTTTAATAATTCTTGAGTACATCGGTTTTCTATAAATAATTTGTTTATCAAATTGCAAATTCTTATCATTAAGAATCATGACTGTATCATTAATTAATTCAGCTAATGACTTTATGTAAGAGCTCTCTCCATCATATTCAATCGGTACATATTGGGCAGATTCATTACCTGCAATTCTAAGCTGAATATAAGTAAGTGCTTCACTTATTTCTTTTGGTAACTCTTCATAACCTTTTGAAGATAATTCTAAACAAGCAGACCATATAGCTTCAGCACGTCCTTTTAACTGTAACATTCTATTATAACCATGCGTTTTATTCCAAAAAGCATTAGCTGTCGTCAAAGTATTTGTTGCATGATGTATCGCATTTAAAGTATTTCTACGTGCATCATCAAATTTTTTCCCACTAAAATTTTCAGTTAAATATGCTAAATTCTTATAAATATTTGATACACTTTCAGCTTCCGGCTTTTTATGATTAAACATTGCATCAATTATTACAACAATTGTACTAACAATACCCCCACATAAAACAAGTAATCCTCTGTTCAGGAAATCCTCAGGCATAATTGGCATAATAGAAGCTACACTATATGTAAGTACAAAGAATAAAGAAGAAGGACCAGGTATTTGAAAAGCTTTTAAAACGAAATGACCTATCATTCCTATAAGTCCTAATACTAATGCATATAAAAATGGAATTGTTATTGTAATCGTTCCTAACATGATACAAACACTTAATACTATAGAAACTGCTATAACTTTTCTAATTCGTGAAGGATATAATCCATTAATAATGTATATATTACTAAAAGATCCTAATAACGCAGTTAGTCCTAGATCGAATCTTCCAAGTAATACACTTCCAGCTAAAATGATAAAAACAATAATAGCTTGCATAAATGCTTTTTTAGTTGCTAAATTATTTTTATTCACTTTAAACATCACTTCAAAATATTTTTTCATGTCATATCTCCTCTCACAATTTTCAAACAAAAAAAGAGACCTAACAGGTCTCGAGTGCGGCTCATCGCATCCATTTATAAACATTTGCCCGGCAACGTCCTACTCTCGCGGAACGTAAGCCCAACTACCATCGGCGCTAAAGAGCTTAACTTCTGTGTTCGGCATGGGAACAGGTGTGACCTCTTTGCTATCGTCACCAGACAAATTATTGCTTGAGTCAATCGTTTACATACTTCCTCATCACCGCTGTCTTCCTCATTCATTTACGAAAGTAAACTCATTTGTCAGCCATTGTGATTCGTTGTCTATAAGCGTTTTCTCTACGCAATACAAATTGAAATGTATTACACATTCAAAACTAGATAGTAAGTAGATTTTACGGCTAAAACCGATTTAAATTTGATTAAGTCTTCGATCGATTAGTATTCGTCAGCTACACACATTACTGCGCTTACACCCCGAACCTATTAACCTCATCATCTTTGAGGGATCTTATAACCGAAGTTGGGAAATCTCATCTTGAGGGGGGCTTCATGCTTAGATGCTTTCAGCACTTATCCCGTCCATACATAGCTACCCAGCTATGCCGCTGGCGCGACAACTGGTACACCAGAGGTATGTCCATCCCGGTCCTCTCGTACTAAGGACAGCTCCTCTCAAATTTCCTACGCCCACGACGGATAGGGACCGAACTGTCTCACGACGTTCTGAACCCAGCTCGCGTACCGCTTTAATGGGCGAACAGCCCAACCCTTGGGACCGACTACAGCCCCAGGATGCGATGAGCCGACATCGAGGTGCCAAACCTCCCCGTCGATGTGAACTCTTGGGGGAGATAAGCCTGTTATCCCCGGGGTAGCTTTTATCCGTTGAGCGATGGCCCTTCCATGCGGAACCACCGGATCACTAAGTCCGTCTTTCGACCCTGCTCGACTTGTAGGTCTCGCAGTCAAGCTCCCTTGTGCCTTTACACTCTGCGAATGATTTCCAACCATTCTGAGGGAACCTTTGAGCGCCTCCGTTACTCTTTAGGAGGCGACCGCCCCAGTCAAACTGCCCGCCTGACACTGTCTCCCACCATGATCAAATGGTGCGGGTTAGAAAGTCAACACAGCCAGGGTAGTATCCCACCAGCGCCTCCACGTAAGCTAGCGCTCACGTTTCAAAGGCTCCTACCTATCCTGTACAAGCTGTGCCAAATTTCAATATCAGGCTACAGTAAAGCTCCACGGGGTCTTTCCGTCCTGTCGCGGGTAACCTGCATCTTCACAGGTACTATGATTTCACCGAGTCTCTCGTTGAGACAGTGCCCAAATCGTTACGCCTTTCGTGCGGGTCGGAACTTACCCGACAAGGAATTTCGCTACCTTAGGACCGTTATAGTTACGGCCGCCGTTTACTGGGGCTTCGATTTGTAGCTTCGCAGAAGCTAACCACTCCTCTTAACCTTCCAGCACCGGGCAGGCGTCAGCCCCTATACATCACCTTACGGTTTAGCAGAGACCTGTGTTTTTGATAAACAGTCGCTTGGGCCTATTCACTGCGGCTCTTCAAGGCTTGCACCCTAAAAAGCACCCCTTCTCCCGAAGTTACGGGGTCATTTTGCCGAGTTCCTTAACGAGAGTTCGCTCGCTCACCTTAGAATTCTCATCTTGACTACCTGTGTCGGTTTGCGGTACGGGCACCTATTTTCTAACTAGAGGCTTTTCTTGGCAGTGTGAAATCAACGACTCGTCGGATACATGATCCAACTCCCCATCACAACTCAACCTTACGAGTGCCGGATTTGCCTAACACTCAGTCTTATTGCTTGGACGTGCACTCCAACAGCACGCTTCGCCTATCCTACTGCGTCCCCCCATCGTTCAAACAATCATAGGTGGTACAGGAATATCTACCTGTTGTCCATCGCCTACGCCTATCGGCCTCGGCTTAGGTCCCGACTAACCCAGAGCGGACGAGCCTTCCTCTGGAAACCTTAGTCAATCGGTGGATGGGATTCTCACCCATCTTTCGCTACTCACACCGGCATTCTCACTTCTAAACATTCCACATGTCCTTACGATCATGCTTCGACACGTTTAGAACGCTCTCCTACCATTATCCTTACGGATAATCCACAGCTTCGGTAATATGTTTAGCCCCGGTATATTTTCGGCGCAGTGTCACTCGACTAGTGAGCTATTACGCACTCTTTAAATGATGGCTGCTTCTAAGCCAACATCCTAGTTGTCTGGGCAACGCCACATCCTTTTCCACTTAACATATATTTTGGGACCTTAGCTGGTGGTCTGGGCTGTTTCCCTTTCGACTACGGACCTTATCACCCATAGTCTGACTCCCAAGTTAAATTATTTGGCATTCGGAGTTTGTCTGAATTCGGTAACCCGAGAGGGGCCCCTCGTCCAAACAGTGCTCTACCTCCAATAATCATCACTTGAGGCTAGCCCTAAAGCTATTTCGGAGAGAACCAGCTATCTCCAAGTTCGATTGGAATTTCTCCGCTACCCACACCTCATCCGCTCACTTTTCAACGTAAGTCGGTTCGGTCCTCCATTCAGTGTTACCTGAACTTCAACCTGGACATGGGTAGATCACTTGGTTTCGGGTCTACGACCAGATACTCATTCGCCCTATTCAGACTCGCTTTCGCTACGGCTTCACATTTACTGCTTAACCTTGCATCAAATCGTAACTCGCCGGTTCATTCTACAAAAGGCACGCCATCACCCATTAACGGGCTCTGACTATTTGTAAGCACACGGTTTCAGGTTCTATTTCACTCCCCTTCCGGGGTGCTTTTCACCTTTCCCTCACGGTACTGGTTCACTATCGGTCACTAGAGAGTATTTAGCCTTGGGAGATGGTCCTCCCAGATTCCGACGGAATTTCACGTGTTCCGCCGTACTCAGGATCCACTCAGGAGAGAAATGACTTTCGACTACAGGACCTTTACCTTCTATGGTTGGCTTTTCCAAAACCATTCGTCTAATCATTTCCTTTGTAACTCCGTATTGAGTGTCCTACAACCCCAATAGGCAAGCCTATTGGTTTGGGCTCTTCCCGTTTCGCTCGCCGCTACTCAGGGAATCGAGTTTTCTTTCTCTTCCTCCGGGTACTAAGATGTTTCAGTTCTCCGGGTGTACCTTCTCACATACTATGTATTCATATGCGGATAACATGACATAACTCATGCTGGGTTTCCCCATTCGGAAATCTCTGGATCAAAGCGTACTTACAGCTCCCCAAAGCATATCGTCGTTAGTAACGTCCTTCTTCGGCTTCTAGTGCCAAGGCATTCACCGTGCGCCCTTAATAACTTAATCGTGTAAAAGCTTGGTCAAACGAATGTATCAATAATGATACTTGTTTACCAGTTTTACGAGTTATTAATCTGTGATGTCGTCTATAAAGACGACGCGCGATTATTAAGCTTGTTGAATTTCGTTAAAAATTCACTCGTTTTTTTGCTTGGTAAAATCTATTTTACTTACTTATCTAGTTTTCAATGTGCAATGTTGAATGTTATAAACATTCAAAACTGAATACAATATGTCTTCGTTATTCCATGACCTAATGGTCATTCCGTAATATCCTTAGAAAGGAGGTGATCCAGCCGCACCTTCCGATACGGCTACCTTGTTACGACTTCACCCCAATCATTTGTCCCACCTTCGACGGCTAGCTCCTAAAAGGTTACTCCACCGGCTTCGGGTGTTACAAACTCTCGTGGTGTGACGGGCGGTGTGTACAAGACCCGGGAACGTATTCACCGTAGCATGCTGATCTACGATTACTAGCGATTCCAGCTTCATGTAGTCGAGTTGCAGACTACAATCCGAACTGAGAATAATTTTATGGGATTTGCTTGGCCTCGCGGATTCGCTGCCCTTTGTATTATCCATTGTAGCACGTGTGTAGCCCAAATCATAAGGGGCATGATGATTTGACGTCATCCCCACCTTCCTCCGGTTTGTCACCGGCAGTCAACCTAGAGTGCCCAACTTAATGATGGCAACTAAGCTTAAGGGTTGCGCTCGTTGCGGGACTTAACCCAACATCTCACGACACGAGCTGACGACAACCATGCACCACCTGTCACTTTGTCCCCCGAAGGGGAAGACTCTATCTCTAGAGCGGTCAAAGGATGTCAAGATTTGGTAAGGTTCTTCGCGTTGCTTCGAATTAAACCACATGCTCCACCGCTTGTGCGGGTCCCCGTCAATTCCTTTGAGTTTCAACCTT encodes:
- the pdxT gene encoding pyridoxal 5'-phosphate synthase glutaminase subunit PdxT; this translates as MKIGVLGLQGAVREHIKHIEKAGHEGITIKHVEQLDEIDGLVLPGGESTTMRRLMDLYGFTEALRNSSLPMYGTCAGLILLAKEVVGQESHLNKLDVVVERNSFGRQVDSFEQDLDVKGIEEAVNAVFIRAPHIQSAHEGVEVLSKVEDRIVAVRQNQYLGISFHPELTEDYKIMAYFIEEIVKQYQTEQV
- the pdxS gene encoding pyridoxal 5'-phosphate synthase lyase subunit PdxS; this encodes MSKITGSDKVKRGMAEMQKGGVIMDVVNAEQAKLAEEAGAVAVMALERVPSDIRAAGGVARMADPRIVEEVMNGVSIPVMAKGRIGHITEARVLESMGVDYIDESEVLTPADEEYHLKKDEFTVPFVCGCRNLGEAARRIGEGAAMLRTKGEPGTGNIVEAVRHMRQVNAEVRKLVVMSDDEIMTEAKNIGAPYEVLKEIKDLGRLPVVNFAAGGVATPADAALMMELGADGVFVGSGIFKSEAPEKFAKAIVQATTHYQDYKLIAELSKELGPAMKGLDINQLSLEERMQERGW
- a CDS encoding NupC/NupG family nucleoside CNT transporter; translated protein: MHYIIGIIGILLFLFLAWLVSSDKMRVRWQYIGLMIVIQFIFAFLLLKTTGGLTIIGGISSGFGYIIAKAMEGINFVFAGIANIDPKTDKPVSVYFLNVLMPIVFVSALIGILQYLKILPFIIKYLGLVISKVNGMGKLESYNAVASAILGQSEVFISIKKQLPLIPKHRMYTLTASAMSTISASIVGAYFTMVEPRYVVTAIVLNLFGGFIMASIINPYTVDSKEDDIMIQESEEKQSFFEMLGEYILDGFKVAVIVAAMLIGYVALIGLLNGVTSNILSFVSGGSVSWDFQTLIGFVFAPFAFLTGVPWADAVQSGSIMATKVLSNEFVAMGILPDADISERANGIISVFLVSFANFGSIGIIAGAVKSLNDKQGDNVARFGIKLLYGATLVSFLSATIAGFFL
- a CDS encoding FUSC family protein, with the protein product MKKYFEVMFKVNKNNLATKKAFMQAIIVFIILAGSVLLGRFDLGLTALLGSFSNIYIINGLYPSRIRKVIAVSIVLSVCIMLGTITITIPFLYALVLGLIGMIGHFVLKAFQIPGPSSLFFVLTYSVASIMPIMPEDFLNRGLLVLCGGIVSTIVVIIDAMFNHKKPEAESVSNIYKNLAYLTENFSGKKFDDARRNTLNAIHHATNTLTTANAFWNKTHGYNRMLQLKGRAEAIWSACLELSSKGYEELPKEISEALTYIQLRIAGNESAQYVPIEYDGESSYIKSLAELINDTVMILNDKNLQFDKQIIYRKPMYSRIIKENLSRDSLVLMSSMQYGVILFTSVIIAFGMGFERAYWIPISCCSVLLGSSSLSTIQRALQRTVGTITGMLVAILILAFEPNTWTIVILMAILMGTAELLVAFNYTIAVTFITPNVLLMSAAITQHFDTYLVMPRIVDVVIGSVIGLIGVLIVGRNQASKKLPKTINNTLKLQASLLHAIFSSNKYHHNIAKSKIITDLHTEIMNTKAMYQAALNEMDNKVKKIEYVYPIIFTVEQLAFTLERAYAQGNISTLSDHDLGLYLTTYENICKKVVFNADYKKIDLPELKEYTSIRNELMKLQSLSHTK
- the pdxR gene encoding MocR-like pyridoxine biosynthesis transcription factor PdxR, whose translation is MEMLMFDINRKINTPIYIQLYENIKKNIINDVMRYNEKLPSKRQLSHYLSVSQTTIEHAYQLLCDEGYIYSKNRSGFYINDIVNLPVTYKSKIPEAHYIEEQKYQYSFKLGAIDKTHFPNDLFRKYAKEAFDEQQIDLLDSGHKQGDFNLRKEISYYVFHSRGVNCSPDQIVVGSSTEQLLSIITDIISESKYMIEDPLYKQVRDLLKRKHIPFDFIPVTQNGIDIEQIIKTDSDVVYITPSHQFPTGVIMDLKRRTQLIKWASERDNRFIIEDDYDSEFRYSGRPIPALQSLDHSDSVIYVSTFSKSISPSLRVAYAVLPKNLIALYHKKTNIEGGTVPRHTQYMLARFMNEGHFERHLNRMRKIYRTKRDIILEQLKKYPETFSISGELTGMHFILNVHNGLSLEECISRIEACNIDIKPLSHYRFKQTDEKPHFVLGFGGINIEDAKTHINSLIECLTK